The following coding sequences are from one Odontesthes bonariensis isolate fOdoBon6 chromosome 10, fOdoBon6.hap1, whole genome shotgun sequence window:
- the LOC142390173 gene encoding uncharacterized protein LOC142390173, with the protein MAHSMDVRNECEIYIPVEAEVKSIPLQSVPTAVRRRIVPSLSPADPSEAIWISPAVIRRKGQGPASRRGGAAAEDAASLLGAESRDGSDPLQISFVSSNPAARELLKGVSPGRNPSHTHPLPNDSTPPASQTAVVIYQGRLYLCIRGKGKPKAPEASLPAVPSTSLLSSKPTQKEVRHVRRPRTRPPPRNVKHQAKKRKDAPRPPDGERKARKAARGEPAPEEAALQPACVQPQEEQADVASCELGEEDAGFDAQTDSSDPWTMSADAASSSPHVEFDFSELAREEQIAQMKAKLMQSEAALKKAALQ; encoded by the exons ATGGCACACAGCATGGATGTCCGTAATGAATGTGAAATTTACATCCCAGTGGAGGCCGAGGTGAAAAGCATCCCCCTGCAGAGCGTTCCCACCGCGGTGCGCAGGAGAATCGTCCCCTCTTTGTCCCCAGCGGACCCCTCAGAAGCAATATGGATTAGTCCCGCGGTCATCAGGAGAAAAGGCCAGGGCCCGGCCTCACGGAGAGGCGGCGCCGCCGCAGAGGACGCCGCCTCGCTACTGGGCGCAGAGTCTCGGGACGGCTCGGATCCCCTGCAAATATCCTTCGTCTCCTCCAACCCTGCAGCGAGGGAGTTGCTGAAAGGCGTGTCGCCTGGAAGGAACCCGTCTCACACCCACCCGTTACCCAATGACTCCACGCCGCCGGCCAGCCAGACGGCCGTCGTCATCTACCAAGGGCGCCTTTACCTGTGCATCAGAGGAAAGGGTAAACCAAAGGCACCTGAAGCTTCCCTACCTGCCGTCCCTTCAACGTCGCTGTTATCATCGAAACCCACGCAGAAG GAGGTTCGTCACGTCCGCAGACCCAGGACCAGACCTCCCCCAAGGAACGTAAAGCAccaagcgaagaagagaaaagatgccCCCCGGCCGCCTGACGGCGAGCGAAAAGCCAGAAAGGCTGCCAGAGGAGAACCGGCCCCGGAGGAAGCAGCCCTGCAGCCGGCCTGCGTTCAGCCCCAGGAGGAGCAGGCAGATGTGGCCAGCTGTGAGCTGGGGGAGGAGGACGCCGGCTTCGATGCACAGACGGACAGCAGCGACCCCTGGACAATGAGTGCAGACGCCGCCTCCTCATCGCCGCACGTGGAGTTTGATTTCAGCGAGCTGGCTCGGGAGGAGCAGATCGCTCAGATGAAGGCCAAGCTGATGCAGAGTGAAGCCGCTCTGAAGAAAGCTGCCCTCCAGTGA